A single region of the Longimicrobium terrae genome encodes:
- a CDS encoding TraR/DksA C4-type zinc finger protein, whose amino-acid sequence MRSGLRGAGTEIDGARLRQGRRTALHQDRNVTHMLQENERSLIEKRLLDERKRAQDSIGHFDELSDELRDRTGELSGMDQHMADYATEQHEQEKQFLMASVEGRRLYALDEALERLYKEPEQFGLCDVCGKQIEMARLEVIPETRLCAEHAIARDEASDADADPREADGTAHPA is encoded by the coding sequence ATGCGTAGTGGGCTGCGCGGGGCAGGCACGGAGATTGACGGGGCGCGGCTGCGGCAGGGGCGGCGAACCGCCCTTCACCAGGACCGGAACGTAACCCACATGCTTCAGGAAAACGAGCGCAGCCTGATTGAGAAGCGGCTGCTGGACGAGCGCAAGCGCGCGCAGGACTCCATCGGCCACTTCGACGAACTGTCGGACGAGCTGCGGGACCGCACGGGCGAGCTGAGCGGCATGGACCAGCACATGGCCGACTATGCCACCGAGCAGCACGAGCAGGAGAAGCAGTTCCTGATGGCCAGCGTGGAGGGGCGCCGGCTGTACGCGCTGGACGAAGCGCTGGAGCGGCTGTACAAGGAGCCGGAGCAGTTCGGGCTGTGCGACGTCTGCGGAAAGCAGATCGAGATGGCGCGGCTGGAGGTGATTCCCGAGACGCGGCTGTGCGCGGAGCACGCCATCGCCCGCGACGAAGCCTCCGATGCCGACGCCGACCCGCGCGAAGCCGACGGCACCGCCCACCCGGCCTGA
- a CDS encoding aldehyde dehydrogenase family protein, which translates to MSDTATLEIQPGRLFIGGEWQDAASGRTFDTINPATAETLTQVAEGGAADVDRAAHAAREAFESDSWQKLDARKRGRLLYAIADAMEERADELARLETMDNGKPVREARMIDIKESIDCFRYYAGWADKIDGDVIPVPGPYLNYTRREPVGVCGAIIPWNYPLQMAAWKVAPALACGNAVILKPAEQTSLTALELARIASSAGLPAGILNVVTGFGEDAGAALVAHPQVDKIAFTGSTAVGKIIQRQAADTLKRVSLELGGKSPNIVLEDADVDAAVRGASMAIFYNTGQACTAGSRLLVHESIRDEFVEKLLKRAAGFVPGDPLDPKTRLGPLVSQEQMDRVMGYIEQGKNEGGNLLMGGDRVEVNGKAGYFINPTIFGDVTSRMTIACEEIFGPVLAVQTFSDMDEALEIGNSTEYGLAAAVWTKDVRKAHVAAHRLRAGTVWINTYHNLDTASPFGGYKQSGYGRELGRHALDLYTQVKSVWVNLG; encoded by the coding sequence ATGAGCGATACGGCGACGCTGGAGATTCAGCCGGGACGGCTGTTCATCGGGGGCGAGTGGCAGGACGCCGCCTCGGGCAGGACGTTCGACACCATCAACCCCGCCACCGCCGAGACGCTGACGCAGGTGGCCGAGGGCGGCGCCGCGGACGTGGACCGCGCCGCGCACGCCGCCCGCGAAGCGTTTGAGAGCGACTCGTGGCAGAAGCTGGATGCCCGCAAGCGCGGCCGCCTGCTGTACGCCATTGCCGACGCCATGGAGGAGCGCGCCGACGAGCTCGCCCGGCTGGAAACGATGGACAACGGCAAGCCCGTGCGCGAGGCGCGGATGATCGACATCAAGGAGTCGATCGACTGCTTCCGCTACTACGCCGGCTGGGCCGACAAGATCGACGGCGACGTGATCCCCGTCCCCGGCCCCTACCTGAACTACACGCGGCGGGAACCGGTGGGCGTGTGCGGCGCCATCATCCCGTGGAACTACCCGCTGCAGATGGCCGCGTGGAAGGTGGCCCCCGCCCTGGCCTGCGGAAACGCCGTCATCCTCAAGCCCGCCGAGCAGACGTCGCTGACCGCGCTGGAACTGGCGCGCATCGCCTCGTCCGCCGGGCTCCCCGCGGGGATCCTGAACGTGGTCACCGGCTTTGGCGAGGACGCCGGCGCCGCGCTGGTCGCCCATCCGCAGGTGGACAAGATCGCGTTTACCGGCAGCACGGCGGTGGGCAAGATCATCCAGCGGCAGGCGGCTGACACGCTCAAGCGCGTTTCGCTGGAGCTGGGCGGCAAGAGCCCCAACATCGTCCTGGAAGACGCCGACGTGGACGCGGCCGTGCGCGGCGCCAGCATGGCCATCTTCTACAACACCGGCCAGGCCTGCACCGCCGGTTCGCGCCTGCTCGTCCATGAGAGCATCCGCGACGAGTTCGTGGAAAAGCTGCTGAAGCGCGCCGCAGGCTTCGTTCCGGGCGACCCGCTGGATCCCAAGACGCGCCTGGGGCCGCTGGTTTCGCAGGAGCAGATGGACCGGGTGATGGGCTACATCGAACAGGGCAAGAACGAAGGCGGCAACCTGCTGATGGGCGGCGACCGCGTGGAGGTGAACGGCAAGGCGGGCTACTTCATCAACCCGACCATCTTTGGCGACGTCACCTCGCGCATGACCATCGCCTGCGAGGAGATCTTCGGGCCGGTGCTGGCCGTGCAGACCTTTTCCGACATGGACGAGGCGCTGGAGATCGGCAACAGCACGGAGTACGGGCTGGCCGCCGCCGTGTGGACCAAGGACGTCCGCAAGGCGCACGTGGCCGCGCACCGGCTGCGCGCCGGCACGGTGTGGATC
- a CDS encoding enoyl-CoA hydratase/isomerase family protein, with the protein MATLSADVPTETQTLVHYEVSDGVALFTLDDPPANTYTHEMMRQIDAAILRARFDATVDVIVITGKGDKFFCAGANINMLQKADPTWKYYFCLHANETLLKLEHTPKLVIAALNGHTVGGGLEIAMAADLRIARRGAGKIGLPEVALGVLPGTGGTQRLTKLVGTSKAIELMVQGNNLDFDQAAAMGIVNQVLDSESRDGFLEQVMAYAKQFTRPNKATFAVGNIKRSCQSGAELPLEQGLALERELQALLFNSSDAKEGLNAYVEKRTPHFTGK; encoded by the coding sequence ATGGCCACGCTGTCCGCTGACGTGCCGACCGAGACCCAGACGCTGGTGCACTACGAGGTGAGCGACGGCGTCGCCCTGTTCACCCTGGACGATCCCCCGGCCAACACGTACACGCACGAGATGATGCGCCAGATCGACGCGGCCATCCTGCGCGCGCGGTTCGACGCCACGGTGGACGTGATCGTGATCACGGGCAAGGGCGACAAGTTCTTCTGCGCCGGCGCCAACATCAACATGCTGCAGAAGGCCGATCCCACCTGGAAGTACTACTTCTGCCTGCACGCCAACGAGACGCTGCTCAAGCTGGAGCACACGCCCAAGCTGGTGATCGCGGCGCTCAACGGCCACACGGTGGGCGGCGGGCTGGAGATCGCCATGGCGGCGGACCTGCGCATCGCGCGGCGCGGCGCCGGCAAGATCGGCCTTCCCGAGGTGGCGCTGGGCGTGCTTCCGGGCACGGGCGGCACGCAGCGCCTGACCAAGCTGGTGGGCACCAGCAAGGCCATTGAGCTGATGGTTCAGGGCAACAACCTGGACTTTGACCAGGCCGCGGCCATGGGCATCGTGAACCAGGTGCTGGATTCGGAAAGCCGCGACGGCTTCCTGGAGCAGGTGATGGCGTACGCCAAGCAGTTCACCCGCCCCAACAAGGCGACGTTCGCGGTGGGCAACATCAAGCGTTCCTGCCAGAGCGGCGCGGAACTGCCGCTGGAGCAGGGTCTGGCGCTGGAGCGCGAACTGCAGGCGCTGCTGTTCAACTCGTCGGACGCCAAGGAAGGGCTGAACGCCTACGTGGAGAAGCGCACGCCGCACTTCACCGGCAAGTAA
- a CDS encoding TetR/AcrR family transcriptional regulator produces MTDERSAYDEKLESILRTAAQIFAEKGYHQASIRDIARATGVSLSGLYYYFNSKEELLFLIQDHAFGTLLDHLERLLDGVAEPHRRLRLLMENHLRYFVANTAEMKVLSHEAEALTGDFRRRVNAKKRRLTETAMQILQEIRPAGDLDARVATFAMFGMMNWLYNWHRAERDVPVDRIVDDMYRIFVEGYAPDNAAVPALARETSPGEERPSIW; encoded by the coding sequence ATGACGGACGAGAGAAGCGCGTACGACGAAAAGCTGGAAAGCATTCTTCGCACCGCCGCGCAGATCTTTGCGGAGAAGGGCTACCACCAGGCCAGCATCCGCGACATCGCCCGGGCCACGGGGGTCAGCCTATCGGGGCTGTACTACTACTTCAACAGCAAGGAAGAGCTTCTCTTCCTCATCCAGGACCACGCGTTCGGAACGCTGCTGGACCACCTGGAGCGGCTGCTGGACGGCGTGGCCGAGCCGCACCGCCGGCTGCGGCTGCTGATGGAGAACCACCTGCGTTACTTCGTCGCCAACACGGCGGAGATGAAGGTGCTTTCGCACGAGGCCGAGGCGCTCACGGGCGACTTCCGCCGCCGGGTGAACGCCAAGAAGCGCAGGCTGACCGAGACGGCCATGCAGATCCTGCAGGAGATCCGCCCGGCCGGCGACCTGGATGCGCGCGTGGCGACCTTTGCCATGTTCGGGATGATGAACTGGCTGTACAACTGGCACCGCGCCGAGCGCGACGTGCCGGTGGACCGCATCGTGGACGACATGTACCGCATCTTCGTGGAGGGCTACGCGCCCGACAACGCCGCGGTGCCGGCGCTGGCGCGCGAAACCTCTCCCGGCGAAGAGCGCCCGTCCATCTGGTAG
- a CDS encoding putative sulfate exporter family transporter, translating into MSDTRSRWSAPLPGLLLAAAVTVAAWALQGVEERLFGHAIVEAIVLAILLGMLLRTAWKPGPRWEPGIKLAAKQVLEIAIVLLGASVNLPLLLSAGAPLVISILLVVVGGLAASYGLGRALGLNPRLATLIACGNAICGNSAIAAVAPVIGADKEDVASSIAFTAVLGVIVVLGLPLLIPVLAFSDYQYGALAGMTVYAVPQVIAATFPVSALSGEVGTLVKLVRVLLLGPIVVFFSLRNRKIGERKLSAGSLIPWFITGFLVLAMLRSIGLIPAEVAGPVREVSRWMTVIAMAALGLGVDVRVLGKVGGRVIATVTGSLIVLITLSAALIRFFGIG; encoded by the coding sequence GTGTCCGACACTCGCAGCCGCTGGTCCGCTCCCCTCCCCGGCCTCCTTCTGGCCGCCGCCGTCACCGTCGCCGCATGGGCCCTTCAGGGGGTGGAAGAACGCCTTTTCGGCCACGCGATCGTCGAGGCCATCGTTCTCGCCATTCTGCTGGGAATGCTGCTGCGCACGGCGTGGAAGCCGGGGCCGCGCTGGGAGCCGGGGATCAAGCTCGCCGCCAAGCAGGTGCTTGAAATCGCCATCGTGCTGCTGGGCGCGTCCGTCAACCTGCCGCTGCTGCTGAGCGCCGGGGCACCGCTCGTCATCTCCATCCTCCTCGTGGTCGTGGGCGGGCTGGCGGCCTCGTACGGGCTGGGGCGCGCGCTGGGGCTGAACCCGCGCCTGGCCACGCTCATCGCCTGCGGAAACGCCATCTGCGGCAACTCGGCCATCGCCGCCGTGGCGCCGGTGATCGGGGCCGACAAGGAGGACGTGGCGTCGTCCATCGCCTTTACCGCCGTGCTGGGCGTCATCGTCGTCCTCGGCTTGCCGCTGCTGATTCCCGTCCTCGCGTTCAGCGACTACCAGTACGGCGCGCTGGCGGGGATGACGGTGTACGCCGTGCCGCAGGTCATCGCCGCCACCTTTCCCGTCAGCGCGCTGAGCGGCGAGGTGGGCACGCTGGTCAAGCTGGTGCGCGTGCTTCTGCTGGGCCCCATCGTCGTCTTCTTTTCGCTGCGCAACCGCAAGATCGGCGAACGCAAGCTGTCCGCCGGATCGCTCATTCCCTGGTTCATCACCGGCTTCCTGGTGCTGGCGATGCTTCGCTCGATCGGCCTCATCCCCGCGGAGGTCGCCGGGCCCGTGCGCGAGGTGTCGCGGTGGATGACGGTGATCGCCATGGCGGCGCTGGGGCTGGGCGTGGACGTGCGGGTGCTGGGCAAGGTGGGCGGACGCGTGATCGCGACGGTGACGGGATCGCTCATCGTCCTCATCACCCTGAGCGCCGCGCTGATCCGCTTCTTCGGCATCGGCTGA
- a CDS encoding Ig-like domain-containing protein, with the protein MIRSTRLTCAGLLLAVLAACDSDGGPLTPETRPTTPSTVVALDCKVTVKPTATFGCTPSAPTGAGSAAVIVGNQNTYVKLQASNLSNDEGTGIFSFDATVQNLLMQSLGTTNGTTLDPEAIKVFFHQGPTSTGAGSVSVFNATGSDDFTGENQPYFQYDEVLSQNEVSPAKNWQFQVSGGATGFVFKVYVRAQVQYPEGFITLARSRDTLVASDTVKVSATVYNVVNNPEANQSVTWSSSNTGVATVDASGVITAVAPGSTLISAVSGSRTASIPVAVCYNLAVGEVVSTTMPGASNLCIAGGGAGAEFTYMPVNLATSGALSLTVTATGTGAVTGPPSPSLLPGGLPRLNATSDAALQQNEDLHISMMERDLRDVSTVMRKPSSLVRRGARTGGARRNITIGVPTVGDIMNLNTVSGCSGTRGDRAGMVRSVGQHIIIVSDTSNPAGGFTTAQYDSIAMEFDTLVYATDSVAFGAPADLDENGRVIAFYTRAVNELSPPASSSVVAGYFSARDLYSSAPGSCTLSNEGEMFYMLVPDPTGVVNSNVRTVSYVRGGTVGTIAHELQHLTNASRRMYVNDGFTQYESVWLNEGLSHIAEELMFYRASGMSPRQNVAAGTNAVSGIQLNSKRVAAYNTYASANFGRLRTWMQRPDTSGAFKGNDVLATRGAVWAFLRYAADRKNASDATLWYDLSNSQQAGLTNLATVLGVSPQEWVRDFDAAMYTDDAVTGVSPIYTIPSWNFRSMHQILYGSYSLQVRALTSGVPLTVNHSAGGGTTYQRFSVGASKFGKVTALSGGVAPTTPFALSIVRTK; encoded by the coding sequence ATGATTCGATCCACGCGCCTCACCTGCGCCGGATTGCTGCTCGCCGTGCTCGCCGCGTGCGACAGTGACGGCGGCCCGCTCACTCCGGAAACCCGCCCCACCACGCCCTCGACCGTGGTGGCGCTGGACTGCAAGGTCACCGTCAAGCCGACGGCCACCTTCGGCTGCACGCCGTCCGCCCCCACCGGCGCCGGCAGCGCCGCGGTGATCGTGGGCAACCAGAACACGTACGTGAAGCTGCAGGCCAGCAACCTCTCCAACGACGAGGGCACGGGCATCTTCAGCTTTGACGCCACCGTGCAGAACCTGCTGATGCAGTCGCTGGGCACCACCAACGGCACCACGCTGGATCCGGAAGCCATCAAGGTATTCTTTCACCAGGGTCCCACTTCCACGGGCGCGGGCTCGGTGTCGGTGTTCAACGCCACCGGCAGCGACGACTTCACCGGCGAGAACCAGCCGTACTTCCAGTACGACGAGGTGCTGTCGCAGAATGAAGTGTCCCCGGCCAAGAACTGGCAGTTCCAGGTGTCCGGCGGCGCGACGGGCTTCGTGTTCAAAGTGTATGTCCGCGCGCAGGTGCAGTACCCCGAGGGCTTCATCACGCTGGCGCGCTCGCGCGACACGCTGGTGGCCTCGGACACGGTGAAGGTGTCGGCCACGGTGTACAACGTGGTGAACAACCCGGAGGCCAACCAGTCGGTCACGTGGTCCAGCAGCAACACCGGCGTGGCCACCGTGGACGCCAGCGGCGTCATCACCGCCGTGGCCCCGGGCAGCACGCTGATCTCGGCCGTGTCGGGGTCGCGCACCGCCTCCATCCCCGTGGCGGTGTGCTACAACCTGGCCGTGGGCGAAGTGGTCTCCACCACCATGCCCGGCGCGTCCAACCTGTGCATCGCGGGCGGCGGCGCCGGCGCCGAGTTCACGTACATGCCGGTGAACCTGGCCACCTCGGGCGCGCTTTCGCTCACGGTCACCGCTACGGGAACGGGCGCCGTCACCGGCCCGCCGTCGCCGTCGCTGCTTCCGGGCGGCCTGCCGCGCCTGAACGCCACGTCCGACGCCGCGCTGCAGCAGAACGAGGATCTGCACATCTCCATGATGGAGCGTGACCTGCGCGACGTGTCCACGGTGATGCGCAAGCCTTCGTCGCTGGTTCGCCGTGGCGCCCGCACGGGCGGAGCGCGCCGCAACATCACCATCGGCGTGCCGACGGTGGGCGACATCATGAACCTGAACACCGTCAGCGGCTGCAGCGGAACGCGCGGCGACCGCGCGGGCATGGTGCGCTCCGTCGGCCAGCACATCATCATCGTGTCCGACACGTCGAACCCGGCGGGCGGCTTCACCACGGCGCAGTACGACAGCATCGCGATGGAGTTCGACACGCTGGTGTACGCCACGGACTCCGTCGCCTTCGGCGCGCCGGCGGACCTGGACGAGAACGGCCGCGTGATCGCCTTCTACACCCGCGCGGTGAACGAGCTTTCGCCCCCCGCGTCGTCGTCCGTCGTGGCCGGCTACTTCTCGGCCCGCGACCTGTACAGCTCGGCCCCCGGCTCGTGCACGCTGAGCAACGAGGGCGAAATGTTCTACATGCTGGTGCCGGATCCCACGGGGGTGGTGAACAGCAACGTGCGGACGGTGAGCTACGTCCGTGGCGGCACGGTGGGCACCATCGCCCACGAGCTGCAGCACCTGACCAACGCGTCGCGCCGCATGTACGTGAACGACGGCTTCACGCAGTACGAGAGCGTGTGGCTGAACGAGGGCCTCAGCCACATCGCCGAGGAACTGATGTTCTACCGCGCGTCCGGAATGTCGCCGCGGCAGAACGTGGCGGCGGGCACCAACGCGGTGTCGGGCATTCAGCTCAACAGCAAGCGGGTGGCCGCGTACAACACGTACGCCAGCGCCAACTTCGGCCGCCTGCGGACGTGGATGCAGCGCCCCGACACGTCGGGCGCCTTCAAGGGCAACGACGTTCTGGCCACGCGCGGCGCCGTGTGGGCCTTCCTGCGGTACGCGGCTGACCGCAAGAACGCCTCGGACGCCACCCTGTGGTACGATCTGTCCAACTCGCAGCAGGCCGGCCTCACCAACCTGGCCACCGTGCTGGGTGTGAGCCCGCAGGAGTGGGTGCGCGACTTCGATGCGGCCATGTACACGGACGACGCCGTCACCGGGGTTTCGCCGATCTACACGATTCCCAGCTGGAACTTCCGGTCGATGCACCAGATCCTGTACGGAAGCTACTCGCTGCAGGTGCGTGCGCTCACCAGCGGAGTGCCGCTCACGGTGAACCACTCGGCCGGCGGCGGCACCACGTACCAGCGGTTCAGCGTGGGTGCCAGCAAGTTCGGCAAGGTGACGGCGCTGTCGGGCGGCGTTGCGCCCACGACTCCGTTCGCGCTGTCGATCGTGCGCACCAAGTAG
- a CDS encoding RNA polymerase sigma factor — protein MVLDGQTGRYEVLVRRYQDTMYRHAFGMVGDADAAADLVQDSLVKAYTRLGTCDPDRFAAWLFRILRNRCKDWLKSRRRRDVSLTDQDVAAPGSADPLRALEAGEAGRVIVEALGRLPEGQREAFLMKHVEGRSYEEMAGMLGAGVSALKMRVMRAREALQAMLGDQV, from the coding sequence ATGGTTCTGGACGGCCAGACCGGCCGATACGAGGTCCTGGTGCGCCGGTACCAGGATACCATGTACCGCCATGCCTTCGGGATGGTGGGCGACGCCGACGCGGCCGCCGACCTGGTGCAGGACTCGCTGGTCAAGGCGTACACCCGGCTGGGCACCTGCGACCCGGACCGGTTCGCGGCCTGGCTGTTCCGCATTCTGCGCAACCGCTGCAAGGACTGGCTCAAGAGCCGCCGCCGCCGCGACGTGTCGCTCACCGACCAGGACGTGGCCGCGCCGGGTTCGGCCGATCCCCTGCGCGCGCTGGAGGCGGGCGAGGCGGGCCGCGTGATCGTGGAGGCGCTGGGCAGGCTGCCGGAGGGGCAGCGCGAGGCGTTTCTGATGAAGCACGTGGAGGGACGCAGCTACGAGGAAATGGCCGGCATGCTGGGCGCCGGGGTGAGCGCGCTCAAGATGCGGGTGATGCGCGCGCGGGAGGCGCTGCAGGCGATGCTGGGGGATCAGGTGTAG